CTCACCCTCCGCCTCCGCGACACGGAGGGCGGCACGACGCTCACGTTCGACGGCACGGCCACCGCGGACGGACGCGTGGCGGAACTGGCGGGGGATGCGGTCACCTCGGCGGTGGGCCGTCTGCTGAACCGTTTCGCGGAGAATCTGGGGGCTGAGGGGGAGGGGCCTGAGGAGTCGAGGGGGGCGGAGGTCGAGGGCACCGCGGATGCCGCGGACGCCGTCGTCGAAACTCCGGAGGAGTCCTCCGTATTCGATGCGGAGGTGCCTGCGCCGGGCCTCGATCCGCTTGCCGAGGCCGAGGAGCCGGCGCCCGCCGAAGCCGCTCACGCTCGGCGCACGATGATCGGGCGCAGTGCGGAAGAAGTGGATCACGCTCCGCCGCGTGGCCGGTATGCGCCGGTTCCCGCGCCGCAGGCGGTCGCCCCGCACTCGACGCTTCGCTGGGCGGCTCCGGCGGCGGCGCTGGTGCTGGCGTCGGCGATCGTGGTCGGCCGGGTGTTGCGTAAGCGGCGCTGAGTGGTGGGGCGTGGATTTTCTCGCCCCCGCCGCCCCTACCCGTCCCATCCCTGGGGGCTGCCGCCCCCAGACCTCCGCTTCGGCCTGAACGGCCTCGTCCTCAAACGCCGGACGGGCTGGATGATGCGAACCGGCATCGAGGAGTGAGGTGCCTCCAGCGGGTGGGTGGGGGTTGGGGATGGCCGTTCTTGTTCTGGAACGGCGGGTGGGCTGGATTGTGCCGACCGCTATCAGTAGGTCGTCCTCTTGATCCGCCCAGTAAGGTCGTGCCGTGAGTAGTGAAGACATCACGCTGACCGCGGGTGACGCGGAGGTGACCGTGCAGCCGGGGAACGGCGGGCGGGTCGGTGGGC
This genomic window from Streptomyces sp. DG2A-72 contains:
- a CDS encoding SRPBCC domain-containing protein codes for the protein MEHEVFVPVPAERLREALADPARIARAVPGLQQDAGAEPVTGRLKVRVGGHTITYRGSARLSGQDDGSYAIEGDATEARGTGSVKLALTLRLRDTEGGTTLTFDGTATADGRVAELAGDAVTSAVGRLLNRFAENLGAEGEGPEESRGAEVEGTADAADAVVETPEESSVFDAEVPAPGLDPLAEAEEPAPAEAAHARRTMIGRSAEEVDHAPPRGRYAPVPAPQAVAPHSTLRWAAPAAALVLASAIVVGRVLRKRR